GCTGCTGCGCTGGCTGTGACTGTCCTTGCTTCCCGCAGGTCAGACCCAACCATTGGAGGGCGGAAGGCAACGACATCCTCGGACGCTGCGCCCACTGCTCTTGCCTCGCAGATCATTGCTGGAGGCGACCGATTCGTCCCGCCTGTGCGCCCTGGTTGGGGGGATTGGCGTGGATGCTTTCGTCGGGATGACGCACCTACCGCTGAGTGTTGTGCGGCCGCTCCGCGCGGGGATGTGCTGGGGGGCTGGCAGCTCGTCTCGAAGGGGCGTCGTTCGGCGCCTCCTCCGGCTTTTCATCGCCGTACCTTCAATGCACGGCTGCCTCCTCCGACATGGCTGAGAGATAGATGTTTCCGGTGTTTGTGTCGGGGTCATCGAGCACACTCTTGCAGGGATCCAATCAGTTGTAGGAATTGCCTCCGTTTCGGCCACATTGGTCGCTTCTGTCGTGCGAAGCAACCCGTCGACGAGGCTATGCCGCAACCATGTGTTGCTCCACCGCCTGCATCCGTCATCCAAGCTGATGTGCCATTACAACCCGTCCTTGAGCAGGCTGAGCTACTTTGCGTTGAGCTTCGCGAATGTCTTGTGCGTGTTGAGAGTGTCTTGGCAAGGGCGGAGGTTGCTCTCGGTAAACTTCAAGTTGTGTCGATCGGGTCTCTACTTCCCGAGCTTCAGGTTGGTTCTGTAGATGGAGAGGAAGTCGACCTCTATGGAGGGTTCTCTCCTCGTGCTAGGCCCTGCTCTATGGTGTCGGCTGACGTTGGGGGTGAAGTGATTGTTGAGGTTGTGGCTCCAATTCTACAGATTATGCCTGAGTTGACAGTGCTATGTGAGGAGTCCACTCCACCTCTTTCGGTGTCGATTCCGAAGGAGATGGGCTTGCTAGGGGCTTTGGCGGTGCCCACGACACCCTCACCACCGCCCTTGGAGTCTAGCCAGACTGACTTTGTGGTGTGTGCAGATTTGGATGCCTCGGTCACTCGCTCGCCTGTGACCGTTGGGCACGTGGTGCCTCCAGGTGGAGATGTTGTTGGGACAAATACGTTGGCACCTTGTTCCGATGCTCTCTTTGCAAGAGAGCTTTGCAGCTTGCTCTCTAGCTTGGAGGCGGCTAGCCCTGGGTCTGGTAAAGCGGTTGCATGCATCCTGACCGAAAAGTTTAACAAAGACAAGATCAAAAAGGTGGAGAAGTCTCTCAAGAGCAAAAACAAGAAGAGTGATGCCTTAGGGAAGGCGTCTGCGGCTGCTTAATGGTTGCTCCTTGGTCTTATGGGCCATCCTCATGGTTTAGCTTATCATCGTGGTTTTTGGGGGGGTCATTTGTCTACATCCGAGGTGTTATTTTTGGGGATTCCTTTGCGATGTAGATGCGTGTGGGCTTGGGTCTGTTGCTTGTTGGAAATGTCTGTAGGGTCGATAGTGCGATCTTGGGGTTTTAGACTGTGGGAGTAGTCCGCATGTGATTTGTTTGTattggttttcgcccggttttccattaattaactggacaactctcttcttcttaattaatcgatgaggcaaatcttttgcctccgtttcgaaaaaaatatATTGTAAAACAGGTGCATTATGTTACACAGTAAAATTATGTAAAATACTTTAGTCTTCTGAAGAAATGGAACAAAACACATGTGTTACATAATTTTTGAGACAATAAAAATAATAAAGTGAACAGAAACTCACCAAATGCAAATGTTGCTTATTCTCTGCCTCTGGTGTGTGCGGACGGCATGAGTAGAAAGACACCACAGGACATAAGCACACACAAAACTATAGGCTATGAGTACTTGAATAGGTATCTTAATTGGCTCAGCTTGAAGCAAACACTTTTTTTATCAATGGAAACATAACATGGTGAGCGACTTTATACGTCTGATCTAAAGAGTTCAAAGTGAGATCAATTTACATTTCTATTGCTCTATTTCCACCCCTCAAGGAATCTCTACTGCTCAAGCACCTACTGTTCCATAAAGGATAAGTTATCAGACAATATTTCTTTCTACATACAATAGTCACAGGGCAGACGGCTACACAAGCCATATCAAGCAAGCAAATCATTCTGATTTCTGAAAAGATGCCACCCGTGTTTGGTGGTTTCTGAGATCaagcaataagaatattattatTCCTGTTGCCAGGTCCCAGaggagccgaaaccctagccgccgccgccatctccctcctaCGCGACGGCACccagccgccggcgcgcccgctcaTCACCTCGCCCCGCtccatccttcccctacaacctccggAGGAGGTCCGGTAGGACCCCTGGTTCTACCAACCTCGACCACGGTttcaccacccacgctctcggctacctcgacaacgacacaaagggctaccgccttgcttgagcaatctcgtcggttttcactccagccacgactccgcgatgcatcgaccattacgactggggggggggggggggggggttgtccgTCGGTTTGCCTTcgaattcttctccagtctcaccgccAGCGTCACTACCGTTGTGACTGTGGggagatgttgagtatattgattcatTAGGAAACATAAGATAGACTAGGGTTTGTCCTGCCTTGCCTTGTACTTCAAGTTGGTCATTGCacttctatatatatgcccacgaggctcaagcaatacaatcaactattccatcaaatccctctctcccttctaacactaACCTTTAatggagaaaatgatgaacgatgtGCGTGTCCGCCGTGCCGTGCTGGGCATGGCCGATCCTCCAAATCATTCAGCCATAACTTGACTAGAAGAAAAGTACGCATGCAGTACAAGACCATGACGTGGACTTGGAATGCGCTGCTTCGCTCTGCTGTTATACATAATTAATAACAAATGTTAATTATTCCTATAACAATTTCCACACTATCTGCGCTATCCCTTTGCTTGTTCAATTGCTGTGCATGGTTGATTGTCCAGATTGTTATAAGTTTTCGCAGGGTTAACTTCAGTATTAgaatccccgcaaaaaaaaaaggaaaaccttGAGTATTACAGAAGTATGCATACGACATGACAAAGACCAAGACGTGGACTAGCTTTGCTTCTAGACCATACAATAGGAATGGTCGGTAATTGGCCAGCATGAAAAATCCTGATGATTTTTTTGAATCCTTCTATTTATGCATACAAATGGTAATTGGTTTGTGTTATTGAGCGAATCTTGGATACACATTGTGCCGTGCTGTGCATGGCGGGCTGTCCCAGTCAACAAATTCTAGCCACACCTTGAGCATAGGAAAAGTATGCACGACAAAGACCAAGGCGTGGCTTGTAGAACCGGAATAGAGATAAGCTGCTCTGCCCATTCTCCTTTCCATCTGCCATTTCCGACCATTATGACTAAGCTTGTGCTTCTCAGCCGAGGAACTGCACTACTGCTTTGTCTATTGATCTTCCAATCAGCATCCACTTCCCATGGCCAAGCGAGTGTATCTGGAGCCTGCATCAGCAGCGAGCGAGATGCGCTTCTGTCCTTCAAGGCAAGCCTCTTGGACCCTGCTGGCCGTCTCTCTTCCTGGCAGGGTGAGGATTGTTGCCAATGGAAGGGAGTCCGGTGCAGCAACAGAACGGGCCATCTCATCAAGCTCAACCTCCGCAACAGCGACATGTACGAGTACAGTTACTACATGGACGACTACATGTACGACTACATGTACCACTACAGCCACTACAGCTACCCGAACGAGAGCAAACCATTGAGCTTGTCGGCAGGCGAGATGAGCTCTTCTTTGGCTACTCTACAACACCTGAGGTATCTTGATCTGAGCGGGAATGACTTCAATGGCACAAGCATCCCTGTGTTCTTAGCTTCTCTCAAGAACCTAAGGTATCTCAACCTCTCGTGGACAGGATTCAGTGGGAGAATACCTTCCCAACTTGGCAATCTCTCAAAGTTGCAATATCTTGATCTCAGTAGGAATTATGATTATAATTGGATTGAGTCTTACATAGTGGATCTTGCATGGTTGTCACGTCTCTCTTTGTTGAGTCATCTTGACATGAGCTATGTGGATCTTAGCTCTGCGAGGGATTGGTTTCAGATGGTTAGCATGCTTCCTTCTCTGAAAGTGCTTCGCTTGTCCGAGTGTGGACTCAATGGTATTATATCTGCTAGTATATCAATTTCCAACCTCACACATCTTGAGGTCCTAGATGTGTCTGATAACACCTTCAGAATACCTTCCCAATTTGGCAATCTCTCAAAGTTGCAATATCTTGATGTGAGTTGGAATTTTTATCCCAATGTGGATCATGCATGGTTGTCACGTCTCTCTTCGTTGAGCCATCTTGACATGAGTTCTGTGGATCTTGGTTCTGCGAGGGATTGGTTTCAGAGTGTTAATATGCTTCCTTCTCTTAAAGTGATTGGCTTGTCCAGTTGTGGACTCAACAGCACCATGTCTGCTAGTATATCACTTTCCAACCTCACACATCTCGAAGTCCTTGATATGTCTGGTAACAACTTCTATACTTCACTCAAGCATGCATGGTTTTGGAATCTCAAAAGCCTTAAGGAGCTTTACCTCTCCTATTCCAGCTGGATAGGGTCTATTCCTAGTGATTTGGCAAACATGACGACCCTTCAAGTCATAGATTTAAGTTGGAATCAACTCGTGGGTTTGATAccagaaaatttggaaaatttgtgCAATTTGGAAATAATGAGGTTTAGTGGTAACAACATAGGTTCGAGCATAGGGGAGTTCATGAGGCgattaccaaagtgctcatggaatACATTGCAAGAATTTTCAGTGCAGGATGCAAATATGACCGGGAATCTACCCGGTTGGATTGGTAACATGACCAATCTCATTGTTCTTCATCTATCTGAAAACATGTTGTGTAGCCCTCTACCTGTAGGAGTTGGAGCACTGAGTAATTTGAAATGGCTGAACCTCAGGAACAATAACTTCAGTGGTGTGCTCTTGAAAGAACATTTTGCAAGCTTAGGTAACTTAGAGATTTTGGACCTCAGATACAATACCTTCAACGGTGTGTTGTTGAAAGAGATATTTGCAAGATTAGTAAAATTAAGGATTTTGGACCTCAGCTACAACAAATTCAGTGGTGTGCTCTTCAAGGAAAGTTCTGCAAGTTTTGGTAATTTGGAGCATTTGGACCTCAGCTATAACAACTTCAATGATTTTCTCttgaaagaaaactcaaaaagTTTTGGTAAATTAAAGCATCTGGATCTTAGCCATAATAAATTAGATAGTGTGCTCGTGGAGGAGCATTTTGCAGGCCTATCGAATTTAGAGCATCTGGACTTGTCCTACAACTCTTTGATATTAGCTATCAACCAAAAATGGGTTCCTCCATTTAGATTGAAAGTCGCAAGATTCCAGTCATGCCAAGTGGGGCCCAATTTTCCAGAGTGGCTTAAAGGGCAATCTAACATTGATGTTCTTGTTCTTGGTGATGCAAATCTGGATGATGTTGTTCCTGAGTGGTTTTGGGTGACATTTTCCCGAGCTTCAATCTTGCAAGCATCAGGAAACAAATTGCATGGCTCATTACCAGCAAATCTACGACACATGTCAGCGGGCTATATACATCTCGGATCCAATAAGTTTACAGGTCAAGTCCCACAGTTTCCTATAAATATAGCACGATTGAACCTATCTTCAAACTTTTTATCCGGGTCTTTGCCATCAGGGCTAAATGCTCCACTACTCGAAGAGTTGTTGCTTGCAAATAATCAACTCACAGGCACCATCCCGTCATCTATATGCCGACTGACTAGAATGAAAAGGTTGGACCTATCAGGAAATCATTTAGAAGGAGATATTGGGCAGTGCTGGAAGGAATTTGATGCAAACTCTACAAATCAATTTGGTTATGACATGCTGAGCTTAGCCCTTAATAACAATGATCTCATCGGTGAATTCCCTAAATTTCTTCAAAGGTCATCAGGATTAATGTTCCTTGATCTTTCTTACAACAAGTTATTTGGAGGATTGCCAGAATGGTTACCCCAAAAAATGTCACACCTGAAAATATTAAGAGTGAGATCAAATATGTTCAGTGGTCACATTCCTAAGAGTCTCACTTTCCTTAACAGTCTTCATTATTTGGACATAGCACACAACAACATATCAGGAAGCATACCATGGTCTTTGTCAAGCCTGAAGGCAATGATGACAGTGGTGTCGCAGGACACGGGGGATTACATTTATGAGGAGACCATCCCAGTAATCACAAAGGACCAAAAGCGTGACTACACCTTTGCAATTTACCAGCTACTGGTAGTTCTTGATTTGTCAAGTAATAGTTTGGCAGGACAGGTTCCAGAGGAGATAACTCTACTCATTGGACTTACCAGCCTGAACTTGTCAAATAATCAGTTCATAGGAACAATCCCAAACAAAGTTGGCGATTTAAAGCGGTTGGAGTCACTCGACCTATCCTACAATGAGTTTTCTGGTGCAATACCATCAAGTTTGTCAGCTTTAACTTATTTGAGCCACTTAAACTTGTCATACAACAATCTGTCTGGTGCAATACCATCCAGCCAACAGCTACAAACTCTTGACAACGAGATGTATATCTACATCGGTAACCCTGGTCTTTGTGGAGATCCTGTCAGTAGGAACTGCTCAATACATGATGTAGAGCAAAGTGGCCTCGAAGATATAGATCATATGCCATCTGTTTATCTTGCCATGAGCATTGGATTTGTGGTGGGTCTGTGGACGGTTTTCTGCACCATGTTGATGAAGAGAACATGGAGGGCTGCCTTCTTCCAGTTTGTGGATATGATGTACGACATGGTTTATGTGCAAGTGGCTGTAAGGTGGGCTCACATGATGGAGAAAATTCAAGACGGTGCACCATGAAGTGCCCAACTCCACAACAAGCGAATTGTTTCTATCGAAGTATTATTTGTATGTTCGCACCATATCACTATTTGTAACTCTAAAGGGGCCTTGGCTGGACGTATGTATTGTACTGATGTACTGGTATTTGTATGTTTGCACTGTAACAAATCAAGTGTAtatgtttgtggattatttaagctgaAGTCAGCCATTGTTCGCTCTTCGCCGTGCACTG
Above is a window of Triticum aestivum cultivar Chinese Spring chromosome 6B, IWGSC CS RefSeq v2.1, whole genome shotgun sequence DNA encoding:
- the LOC123135119 gene encoding receptor-like protein EIX2, with amino-acid sequence MTKLVLLSRGTALLLCLLIFQSASTSHGQASVSGACISSERDALLSFKASLLDPAGRLSSWQGEDCCQWKGVRCSNRTGHLIKLNLRNSDMYEYSYYMDDYMYDYMYHYSHYSYPNESKPLSLSAGEMSSSLATLQHLRYLDLSGNDFNGTSIPVFLASLKNLRYLNLSWTGFSGRIPSQLGNLSKLQYLDLSRNYDYNWIESYIVDLAWLSRLSLLSHLDMSYVDLSSARDWFQMVSMLPSLKVLRLSECGLNGIISASISISNLTHLEVLDVSDNTFRIPSQFGNLSKLQYLDVSWNFYPNVDHAWLSRLSSLSHLDMSSVDLGSARDWFQSVNMLPSLKVIGLSSCGLNSTMSASISLSNLTHLEVLDMSGNNFYTSLKHAWFWNLKSLKELYLSYSSWIGSIPSDLANMTTLQVIDLSWNQLVGLIPENLENLCNLEIMRFSGNNIGSSIGEFMRRLPKCSWNTLQEFSVQDANMTGNLPGWIGNMTNLIVLHLSENMLCSPLPVGVGALSNLKWLNLRNNNFSGVLLKEHFASLGNLEILDLRYNTFNGVLLKEIFARLVKLRILDLSYNKFSGVLFKESSASFGNLEHLDLSYNNFNDFLLKENSKSFGKLKHLDLSHNKLDSVLVEEHFAGLSNLEHLDLSYNSLILAINQKWVPPFRLKVARFQSCQVGPNFPEWLKGQSNIDVLVLGDANLDDVVPEWFWVTFSRASILQASGNKLHGSLPANLRHMSAGYIHLGSNKFTGQVPQFPINIARLNLSSNFLSGSLPSGLNAPLLEELLLANNQLTGTIPSSICRLTRMKRLDLSGNHLEGDIGQCWKEFDANSTNQFGYDMLSLALNNNDLIGEFPKFLQRSSGLMFLDLSYNKLFGGLPEWLPQKMSHLKILRVRSNMFSGHIPKSLTFLNSLHYLDIAHNNISGSIPWSLSSLKAMMTVVSQDTGDYIYEETIPVITKDQKRDYTFAIYQLLVVLDLSSNSLAGQVPEEITLLIGLTSLNLSNNQFIGTIPNKVGDLKRLESLDLSYNEFSGAIPSSLSALTYLSHLNLSYNNLSGAIPSSQQLQTLDNEMYIYIGNPGLCGDPVSRNCSIHDVEQSGLEDIDHMPSVYLAMSIGFVVGLWTVFCTMLMKRTWRAAFFQFVDMMYDMVYVQVAVRWAHMMEKIQDGAP